A single window of Thiomicrorhabdus immobilis DNA harbors:
- the pstB gene encoding phosphate ABC transporter ATP-binding protein PstB: MSEQNLSISLDRDDRELSLANEKVAIEVKNWNLYYGKKQALNNITMSLPENRVTAFIGPSGCGKSTLLRCFNRMNDLIDIVNVDGEMTLHGDDMYAKNMDVAALRRRVGMVFQKPNPFPKSIYENVCYGLRLQGIKDKATLDESVEWALKGAGLWDEVKDRLDENALGMSGGQQQRLCIARAIAIKPEVLLLDEPTSALDPISTLAIEELIFELKKEFTILIVTHNMQQAARVSDYTAFMYMGDLIEYTDTDSLFTNPQVKRTEDYITGRYG, encoded by the coding sequence ATGAGCGAACAAAACTTATCGATTTCATTAGATAGAGACGATAGAGAACTGTCTTTGGCAAATGAAAAGGTGGCGATTGAAGTTAAGAATTGGAACCTTTATTACGGCAAAAAACAGGCTCTAAATAATATCACTATGAGTCTGCCGGAAAACCGTGTGACTGCGTTTATCGGTCCGTCTGGTTGTGGAAAGTCTACCTTGTTGCGTTGTTTTAACCGTATGAATGATTTGATTGATATCGTGAATGTCGATGGTGAAATGACACTTCATGGCGATGATATGTACGCTAAAAACATGGATGTGGCAGCGTTACGCCGTCGTGTTGGTATGGTGTTCCAAAAACCAAACCCTTTTCCCAAATCCATCTACGAAAATGTTTGTTATGGTTTGAGACTGCAAGGCATTAAAGATAAGGCGACATTGGATGAGTCTGTTGAATGGGCTTTGAAAGGGGCTGGACTTTGGGATGAGGTGAAAGATCGTTTAGATGAAAATGCCTTAGGTATGTCTGGCGGTCAGCAACAGCGTTTATGTATTGCGCGCGCGATTGCGATTAAGCCGGAAGTTTTATTGCTTGATGAGCCTACTTCCGCTCTGGACCCTATCTCAACCTTGGCGATTGAGGAGTTGATTTTTGAGTTGAAAAAGGAGTTCACGATTTTAATCGTGACGCACAATATGCAACAAGCTGCCCGTGTTTCAGATTATACGGCGTTTATGTATATGGGTGATTTAATTGAATATACCGATACGGATAGTCTGTTTACAAATCCTCAGGTCAAGCGTACAGAAGACTATATTACTGGCCGTTACGGTTAA
- the phoU gene encoding phosphate signaling complex protein PhoU — protein sequence MEKTGFKSHISGQYNRNLEELFNQVLEMGGLVESQLENAVEAIKGENRSLAKQVKQLDKAVNKDEIEIDRLCARVLARQQPTASDLRLVVSAIRIAVDLERIGDEAVNTSKLAIKMAKVKEIPCDTLPGFNGLMEIIAIDLTMLKKVLNSFAQLDTSALSEIVDYETHVDAIKAKALVEIQYSLNNNTEALAEYIMQMIYSIRAAERISSHILNICESIVYLVKGLHVRNMNAEKLKQFIDDVNAESV from the coding sequence ATGGAAAAAACAGGTTTTAAATCGCATATATCTGGACAATATAACCGCAATCTGGAAGAACTTTTCAACCAAGTCCTTGAAATGGGCGGGCTGGTTGAAAGTCAGTTGGAAAATGCCGTTGAAGCGATTAAAGGCGAAAACAGAAGTTTAGCTAAACAAGTCAAGCAGCTAGACAAGGCTGTGAACAAGGATGAAATCGAAATCGATCGACTATGCGCACGCGTTTTAGCTCGTCAGCAACCCACCGCATCGGATTTGCGTTTAGTGGTGAGTGCGATTCGTATAGCGGTTGATTTGGAGCGTATTGGGGATGAAGCCGTCAATACCTCTAAATTGGCGATTAAGATGGCAAAAGTGAAAGAGATTCCATGCGATACTTTGCCTGGATTCAATGGCTTGATGGAAATCATCGCCATCGATTTAACCATGTTGAAGAAAGTGCTGAATAGTTTTGCGCAATTGGATACTTCAGCTTTATCTGAAATTGTGGATTATGAAACCCATGTCGATGCGATTAAAGCCAAGGCGTTGGTTGAAATTCAATATTCACTGAATAACAATACCGAAGCTTTGGCTGAATATATTATGCAAATGATCTATTCGATTCGTGCCGCTGAACGCATTTCATCGCATATTCTGAATATCTGTGAAAGCATTGTATACTTGGTTAAAGGTCTTCATGTCCGTAATATGAACGCTGAGAAATTAAAGCAGTTCATAGACGATGTAAATGCTGAGTCGGTTTAA
- the phoB gene encoding phosphate regulon transcriptional regulator PhoB → MSQNKILIIEDEPAIRDMLKFTLTSSDYAVNEASNAEEGWKSALADKPDLILLDWMMPGTSGVVLAERFRKNDQTANIPIIMLTARGEESDQVQGFDAGADDYVVKPFSPRALVARVQALLRRQSNQKANTDQISAGNMRLDLESHRFYVSDEEIKLGPTEFKLVHFFMTHPNRVFSRTQLLDHVWGVNVVVEERTVDVHIRRLRKLLEPTLVADYIQTIRGSGYRFSVVEG, encoded by the coding sequence TTGAGTCAAAATAAAATCTTAATCATTGAAGATGAGCCCGCTATCCGTGATATGTTGAAATTCACATTGACCTCATCGGATTATGCGGTAAATGAAGCGAGCAATGCGGAGGAGGGGTGGAAATCTGCCCTTGCCGATAAACCGGATTTGATTTTGCTGGACTGGATGATGCCTGGAACCTCTGGGGTTGTGTTGGCGGAGCGTTTCCGAAAGAATGATCAAACCGCCAATATACCGATTATCATGCTGACGGCTCGCGGAGAAGAGAGCGACCAGGTGCAGGGGTTTGATGCCGGGGCGGATGATTATGTGGTGAAACCGTTCTCTCCACGAGCATTAGTGGCAAGAGTCCAAGCTTTGCTCAGACGTCAATCCAATCAAAAGGCTAATACGGATCAGATTTCCGCAGGCAATATGCGTCTAGACTTGGAAAGCCATCGTTTTTATGTCAGTGATGAAGAGATTAAGCTTGGGCCAACCGAGTTTAAACTGGTACATTTTTTTATGACACATCCGAATAGGGTCTTCTCTAGAACCCAGCTGCTTGATCATGTTTGGGGTGTGAATGTCGTGGTGGAAGAGCGTACGGTCGATGTACATATCCGTCGATTACGAAAACTACTGGAGCCAACCCTTGTTGCGGATTATATTCAGACAATAAGAGGCTCAGGCTATCGTTTCTCGGTGGTTGAGGGTTAA
- the phoR gene encoding phosphate regulon sensor histidine kinase PhoR, producing the protein MLSNGIKRELTWIVFFAWLLMFFAWLTDLWIQSLFIFILFYIGRQLWSMRKFENWMDGRKANSYPPASGLWSELTYLVSKKQRALEKHADLNLYKSEQFKAASMLIPDAIVSLDEGNHIEWFNTVSKSLIGVRRQDVGHKIESVIRQPEFIQYLKLQDFDKSLTLNSLYKQSRTFEMQVIPYFESHKLLVVRDITELYQLAQIRRDFIANASHELRTPLTVLRGYLEVMLDTPGEHQTTWKLPLEHMETQSLRMQAIIEDLLTLSTIEADSITAVKEMVDVPKMLHQLEEDARQLGNENHHFVFDIDDALVIKGFAEPLKSVFMNLVSNAVRYSPEGGAISVRWFKENNTVVYEVEDEGLGVAQEHIPRLTERFYRVDKDRSRVTGGTGLGLAIVKHVLERHHGKLVIDSVLGKGSVFRCEFPVK; encoded by the coding sequence TTGTTATCCAATGGCATTAAACGTGAACTGACGTGGATAGTCTTTTTTGCTTGGCTATTAATGTTTTTTGCATGGTTAACTGACTTATGGATCCAGTCGCTGTTTATTTTCATCTTGTTCTATATCGGTCGCCAGCTATGGAGTATGCGTAAATTCGAAAACTGGATGGACGGCCGTAAAGCCAATTCCTACCCTCCAGCGTCCGGTCTTTGGAGCGAACTCACTTATTTGGTCTCCAAAAAACAGCGAGCCTTGGAAAAACACGCAGACCTAAATTTATATAAGTCAGAACAATTCAAAGCCGCGTCTATGTTGATTCCAGACGCCATCGTCTCTTTAGACGAGGGGAATCATATCGAATGGTTCAATACGGTCTCCAAATCGTTAATCGGAGTGCGTCGTCAAGATGTGGGGCACAAAATCGAATCGGTCATCCGTCAGCCTGAGTTTATCCAATACTTGAAGTTACAGGATTTTGATAAGTCACTCACCTTAAATTCGCTTTACAAGCAATCCCGTACCTTCGAAATGCAAGTGATTCCGTATTTTGAAAGTCATAAATTGTTGGTGGTGCGTGACATCACCGAACTGTACCAGTTAGCGCAGATCCGTCGCGATTTCATTGCCAATGCCTCTCATGAGTTAAGGACTCCATTAACGGTTTTACGTGGCTATTTGGAAGTGATGCTCGATACTCCAGGTGAGCATCAAACAACCTGGAAATTACCTCTAGAGCATATGGAAACCCAATCTTTGCGTATGCAGGCAATTATCGAAGACCTATTGACGCTATCCACAATTGAAGCGGACTCAATTACCGCGGTCAAAGAGATGGTGGATGTCCCTAAGATGCTGCATCAACTAGAAGAAGATGCCCGTCAACTCGGTAATGAGAACCATCATTTTGTCTTTGATATTGACGATGCTTTGGTTATCAAAGGGTTTGCCGAACCGTTGAAAAGTGTCTTTATGAATTTGGTCTCCAACGCGGTGCGTTACTCCCCGGAAGGGGGGGCGATTTCGGTACGCTGGTTCAAAGAGAACAATACCGTCGTTTATGAGGTAGAGGACGAAGGTTTAGGGGTTGCTCAAGAACACATTCCTCGTCTAACGGAACGTTTTTATCGGGTTGATAAAGATCGTTCGCGGGTGACTGGTGGTACCGGCTTAGGTTTGGCTATCGTTAAGCATGTTTTGGAACGTCATCACGGTAAACTGGTTATTGATAGTGTTCTAGGTAAGGGAAGTGTGTTTCGTTGCGAATTCCCGGTGAAATAA
- a CDS encoding inorganic phosphate transporter has product MEFRDLNDIENATSRGRKEMFRFGTALLFIIMIILFASNLQTGTGQVSIELVVAAMIGGYMALNIGANDVANNVGPAVGSKALTLTGAIILAAIFESSGALIAGGDVVSTIKKGIIDPAMIGDSDTFIWLMIAALLAGALWLNLATAMGAPVSTTHSIVGGVLGAGIAAAGWSIANWDKMGAIAASWIISPVIGGIIAAGFLYWIKRSITYKDDMVAAAKKMLPILIAIMVWSFSTYLILKGLKKIWKVDFMTATAIGFAIATIAYLTIKPLIARQAERLENSKASVNTLFTFPLIFAAALLSFAHGANDVANAVGPLAAIYDAVQTGGIHSKAEIPLWVMMIGAIGISLGLLLFGPKLIRTVGTEITELDQMRAFSIAMAAAITVIVASQLGLPVSSTHIAVGGVFGVGFLREYLKRSYAKTIQQIRDHHQGADQQEVEEYIWRFENASLEGKKALLAQLKEKEAEISLTKKERKSLDKVYQKELVKRSAFLKIVAAWVITVPASATLAAIIYFMIRGMMLP; this is encoded by the coding sequence ATGGAATTTCGTGATTTAAACGATATTGAAAACGCCACTTCACGTGGTCGCAAAGAAATGTTCCGCTTCGGGACTGCCCTTCTCTTTATTATTATGATTATTCTGTTTGCCTCGAATTTGCAAACAGGAACCGGTCAAGTCAGTATTGAACTGGTTGTTGCAGCCATGATTGGTGGCTACATGGCGCTGAACATCGGTGCCAATGATGTCGCAAACAATGTTGGGCCAGCCGTCGGCTCTAAAGCCTTGACCCTGACCGGCGCCATCATCCTTGCCGCCATATTTGAATCTTCCGGCGCTTTGATTGCCGGCGGAGATGTCGTCAGTACCATTAAAAAAGGCATTATTGATCCGGCGATGATCGGTGACAGTGATACCTTTATCTGGCTAATGATCGCCGCCTTATTGGCCGGCGCTTTATGGTTGAACTTAGCCACCGCAATGGGTGCACCAGTTTCAACGACCCACTCAATTGTAGGTGGCGTATTGGGTGCGGGTATTGCTGCTGCTGGCTGGTCCATTGCCAACTGGGATAAAATGGGAGCGATTGCCGCTAGCTGGATTATCTCACCTGTTATCGGGGGTATCATCGCCGCAGGCTTCCTCTACTGGATTAAACGCAGCATCACCTATAAAGACGACATGGTAGCTGCCGCCAAGAAGATGCTGCCTATCCTAATCGCGATTATGGTCTGGTCGTTCTCTACTTACTTGATCCTTAAAGGCCTAAAGAAAATCTGGAAAGTCGACTTTATGACGGCTACCGCCATTGGTTTTGCGATTGCGACCATCGCTTATCTTACGATTAAGCCATTGATTGCCCGTCAAGCTGAGCGTTTAGAAAACTCCAAAGCCAGTGTCAATACCCTATTCACTTTCCCTCTTATTTTTGCGGCGGCTTTATTAAGTTTTGCCCATGGTGCCAACGATGTGGCAAATGCCGTTGGGCCTTTAGCGGCCATCTATGACGCCGTGCAAACGGGAGGTATTCACTCTAAGGCAGAGATACCTTTATGGGTTATGATGATTGGTGCCATCGGTATCTCTTTAGGTCTATTGCTGTTTGGCCCTAAACTCATCCGTACCGTTGGTACCGAGATCACCGAACTGGATCAAATGCGAGCCTTCTCTATTGCAATGGCGGCGGCAATCACCGTAATTGTCGCTTCACAGCTTGGCTTACCGGTCAGTTCAACTCATATTGCCGTCGGGGGTGTCTTTGGTGTCGGCTTCTTGCGAGAATACCTAAAGCGTAGTTATGCTAAAACTATTCAGCAGATTCGTGATCACCACCAAGGTGCTGACCAGCAAGAGGTTGAAGAGTATATTTGGCGTTTTGAGAATGCATCATTAGAAGGTAAAAAAGCGTTATTGGCGCAGTTAAAAGAGAAAGAAGCCGAGATATCGCTGACCAAAAAAGAACGTAAATCGTTGGATAAAGTCTACCAAAAAGAGCTAGTGAAACGTTCCGCTTTCTTGAAAATCGTAGCGGCATGGGTCATTACCGTTCCAGCTTCAGCCACCTTAGCGGCGATCATTTACTTTATGATTCGAGGCATGATGTTGCCATAA
- a CDS encoding PstS family phosphate ABC transporter substrate-binding protein, with amino-acid sequence MKKANILMAMGLAASVATTTAFASDLPAYEKVSGVSGNLSSVGSDTLANLMTLWAEEFKRTYPNVNIQIQAAGSSTAPPALTEGTSNIGPMSRKMKSKEIAMFESKHGYKPTAIGVAIDALAVYVNKDNPINGLSIPQVDAIFSSTRKCGAKEDVTTWDQVGATGALANKSVQIYGRNSVSGTYGYFKKHALCKGDYKSSVNEQPGSASVVQSVSASLNGIGYSGIGYKTAGVKALAIAKKAGGTPVEATKENALNSTYPLSRVLYVYVNKAPNKAVEPVIGEFVKLVLSKQGQEAVVKDGYIPLPADFAAKQLAKLK; translated from the coding sequence ATGAAAAAAGCCAACATTTTAATGGCAATGGGTCTTGCGGCTTCTGTTGCAACTACAACAGCATTTGCATCTGATTTACCAGCCTATGAAAAAGTTTCTGGTGTTTCTGGTAATTTATCATCAGTAGGTTCAGATACATTGGCAAACTTAATGACACTTTGGGCTGAAGAGTTCAAGCGTACTTACCCTAACGTAAATATTCAGATTCAGGCTGCGGGTTCTTCTACTGCTCCTCCAGCGTTAACTGAAGGGACTTCTAATATCGGTCCTATGAGCCGTAAGATGAAGTCTAAAGAAATTGCAATGTTTGAATCTAAACATGGTTATAAGCCAACTGCAATTGGTGTAGCAATCGATGCTTTAGCGGTATATGTAAACAAAGATAACCCAATTAATGGCCTTTCAATTCCACAAGTGGATGCGATTTTCTCTTCAACACGTAAGTGTGGTGCTAAAGAAGACGTTACTACTTGGGATCAAGTTGGTGCGACTGGTGCTCTAGCGAATAAGTCTGTACAGATTTATGGTCGTAACTCAGTTTCTGGTACTTACGGTTACTTCAAGAAGCACGCTCTATGTAAAGGTGATTACAAGTCTTCTGTAAACGAGCAACCTGGTTCAGCTTCTGTTGTACAGTCTGTTTCAGCATCTTTAAACGGTATCGGTTACTCTGGTATCGGTTATAAAACAGCGGGTGTTAAAGCTTTAGCTATCGCTAAGAAAGCGGGTGGTACACCTGTTGAAGCGACTAAAGAAAACGCTTTAAACTCAACTTACCCTCTATCTCGTGTGCTTTATGTTTATGTAAACAAAGCACCTAATAAAGCTGTAGAGCCTGTAATTGGTGAGTTTGTTAAACTTGTCCTATCTAAGCAAGGTCAGGAAGCGGTTGTTAAGGATGGTTATATCCCACTACCAGCAGACTTCGCAGCTAAGCAGTTAGCAAAACTTAAGTAA
- a CDS encoding 2Fe-2S iron-sulfur cluster-binding protein, producing the protein MAKITVVGQGECEFDGQFSMLEALDENGFDMPYSCRGGNCGACTVRLISGEVEEIQSPAYDSRKGEILTCSVIPVTDVEIELI; encoded by the coding sequence ATGGCGAAGATTACCGTAGTAGGACAAGGTGAATGTGAATTTGATGGACAGTTTTCAATGCTAGAAGCGTTAGATGAAAATGGATTTGATATGCCTTATAGCTGCCGAGGCGGAAACTGCGGTGCCTGTACAGTAAGATTAATATCAGGTGAAGTGGAAGAGATTCAAAGCCCTGCTTATGATTCTAGAAAAGGTGAGATTTTGACCTGTAGCGTTATTCCTGTGACCGATGTTGAAATCGAATTGATTTAG
- a CDS encoding ion transporter, with translation MTWLDFQNRFQTIRDNKVFELFVISVIIFSSLMIGIRTYELPGLAETILISLDYAVTLFFVIEIVIRMAAEDRFRDFFKKGWNIFDFVIVVVSLIPLDDSEYALVARMLRLFRVMRLISFIPELRVLVSALITAMPRMGYVALLMFIIFYIYAVIGNLLFSSINPQLWGDLGISLLTLFRVATFEDWTDVMYEAMTVYGLSWIYFISFIFFSAFVFLNMMIGIVVDVLDEEHKKMEAEKLGESVEEHQLFENRIENEVAELHRKLDLLLSQKQG, from the coding sequence ATGACTTGGTTGGATTTCCAAAACCGTTTTCAAACGATACGTGATAATAAAGTTTTCGAACTATTTGTAATCTCGGTCATTATCTTCTCGTCATTGATGATTGGGATTCGCACTTATGAATTACCAGGCCTGGCAGAAACCATTTTAATCTCGTTGGACTACGCGGTCACTCTGTTCTTTGTGATTGAGATTGTCATTAGAATGGCGGCGGAAGACCGCTTTAGGGATTTTTTCAAAAAGGGTTGGAACATCTTCGATTTTGTCATCGTGGTGGTGAGCCTTATTCCGTTGGATGATTCCGAGTATGCCTTGGTTGCACGTATGTTGCGTCTGTTCCGTGTGATGCGTTTGATCTCTTTCATTCCTGAATTACGTGTGCTGGTCAGCGCCTTGATTACCGCGATGCCACGCATGGGCTATGTAGCTTTGTTGATGTTCATCATCTTCTATATTTACGCGGTCATCGGTAACTTACTGTTCTCGAGCATCAACCCGCAATTATGGGGCGACTTGGGAATCTCCTTGCTGACCTTGTTCCGCGTGGCGACGTTTGAAGACTGGACCGATGTCATGTATGAAGCCATGACGGTATACGGCCTTAGCTGGATCTATTTCATCAGTTTCATCTTTTTCTCAGCCTTTGTGTTCTTGAATATGATGATTGGGATAGTGGTCGATGTGCTGGATGAAGAGCACAAGAAAATGGAAGCCGAGAAGCTGGGTGAGAGTGTTGAAGAGCATCAATTGTTTGAGAATCGTATTGAAAACGAAGTGGCCGAACTGCATAGAAAGTTGGATTTATTGCTTTCCCAAAAACAGGGATAG
- a CDS encoding VIT1/CCC1 transporter family protein, whose protein sequence is MLMETQQHVDEHIVTEHFSHRMGWLRAAVLGANDGIISVVSLIVGVIAAGSDKDHILLVAMAALAAGALAMAAGEYVSVSSQSDTEQADLEIEKKALEEDWETEKHELALIYMNRGVSEQTAHQVAHELMEHDALDAHLKDELGLSEIHSANPIQAAFASAVSFITGGIIPVLLVAFLPMQNLGLVITISSLVLLGLLGALSAWVGGASMLKGAMRVVIWGSIAMAITTGVGMIFGVAG, encoded by the coding sequence ATGCTCATGGAAACCCAGCAACACGTTGACGAACATATCGTAACCGAACATTTCAGCCACCGTATGGGCTGGTTAAGAGCCGCGGTTTTAGGTGCGAACGATGGTATTATCTCGGTGGTCAGTTTAATCGTTGGGGTGATTGCCGCCGGTTCGGATAAGGATCACATATTACTGGTTGCCATGGCGGCACTGGCTGCGGGCGCTTTGGCGATGGCCGCTGGGGAATATGTCTCGGTTAGCTCACAGTCCGATACAGAACAAGCCGATCTTGAAATCGAAAAAAAGGCGCTGGAAGAAGACTGGGAAACCGAAAAACATGAGCTTGCTTTGATCTATATGAATCGTGGGGTATCGGAACAAACAGCCCACCAAGTTGCTCATGAGCTGATGGAGCACGATGCATTGGATGCTCATCTTAAGGATGAATTGGGGTTATCCGAGATTCATAGCGCCAACCCTATCCAAGCCGCATTTGCTTCGGCTGTCTCGTTCATCACCGGCGGCATCATTCCGGTACTGCTAGTTGCATTTTTACCGATGCAAAACCTCGGGTTAGTGATAACAATCTCATCACTGGTTCTGCTTGGGCTGTTAGGGGCGCTTTCCGCCTGGGTCGGTGGCGCAAGTATGCTGAAAGGTGCTATGCGGGTTGTCATTTGGGGAAGTATCGCCATGGCCATCACCACTGGTGTAGGTATGATTTTTGGAGTGGCGGGATAA
- a CDS encoding DsrE family protein has protein sequence MRLFIHTLFVISLMMTGFATQASSDSTAAKNSDFKLKPVPELQDPPSERFPGDPAEHKAVYMFNKSDAGYQVGILNSIQAMIKRYGDNVQIAVVAIGPGLHVLAKNPKRDVDPLTYARVESFAKDYNVRWIACGNTMNTIHWTDADMRPFAEYAEVGAAALMELQEEGYKPLVW, from the coding sequence ATGCGTTTATTCATCCACACCCTTTTTGTAATCAGTCTGATGATGACTGGTTTTGCCACCCAAGCTTCAAGCGATTCGACAGCCGCCAAAAACAGCGACTTCAAACTGAAACCGGTACCCGAATTACAAGACCCACCAAGCGAACGTTTTCCCGGTGATCCAGCGGAACATAAAGCGGTATACATGTTCAACAAATCGGATGCGGGATATCAAGTCGGGATTTTAAACTCGATTCAAGCGATGATTAAACGTTATGGAGATAATGTGCAAATAGCCGTTGTTGCCATTGGACCAGGCCTGCATGTTTTAGCTAAAAATCCTAAACGTGACGTGGATCCTTTAACCTATGCCCGTGTTGAAAGTTTTGCCAAAGATTACAATGTACGCTGGATTGCCTGCGGCAACACCATGAATACCATTCACTGGACAGATGCCGATATGCGCCCTTTTGCCGAATACGCTGAAGTTGGTGCCGCCGCTCTGATGGAACTTCAAGAAGAAGGTTATAAACCACTTGTCTGGTAA
- a CDS encoding BolA family protein → MIQPQIEKAMQETFDIQFMELLNESHMHSGPAPESHFKLTLVSNSFDGLTKVKRQQAVYKALVDLMPQFHALALHTYTPEEWLAAGQAIPASPKCTGGH, encoded by the coding sequence ATGATTCAGCCGCAAATAGAAAAAGCGATGCAAGAGACCTTCGATATACAGTTTATGGAGCTTTTGAATGAGAGTCATATGCACTCCGGCCCAGCTCCCGAATCACACTTCAAATTGACGTTGGTGTCCAATAGTTTTGATGGGTTAACTAAAGTAAAAAGACAGCAGGCGGTCTATAAAGCGCTGGTGGATTTAATGCCTCAATTCCATGCCTTGGCTTTGCATACCTATACGCCTGAAGAGTGGTTGGCGGCTGGACAAGCCATCCCTGCATCTCCAAAGTGCACCGGCGGGCATTGA
- a CDS encoding symmetrical bis(5'-nucleosyl)-tetraphosphatase, with product MTTYVIGDLQGCYDELQALLKHIDYQPQSDHLWFVGDIVNRGPKSLACLRFVKQLCEQGKADMVLGNHDFHLLAAYAGLEKFTSKSDTLSEILNADDVDALMDWLRLQPLMVTHPIYQAVMVHAGIPPQWSIQEAQGYAQEVKNQLAQPDWKTFITNHLFGSEPNDWDNSLKGYERIRYIVNAFARMRFCTAKGKLEFKLKSAPKDNDSKYQPWFVFPKRRNKDYEIFFGHWSTLGAIDAYHIHATDTGCLWGGKMTAYALESKQRFTVDCEQQCKPKLKNKK from the coding sequence ATGACAACCTACGTAATTGGAGACCTACAAGGCTGCTATGATGAACTGCAAGCCTTGCTGAAACATATTGACTATCAACCTCAATCCGACCATTTATGGTTTGTCGGGGACATTGTCAATCGTGGCCCTAAGTCTCTGGCATGTTTACGGTTTGTTAAACAGCTTTGTGAACAAGGTAAGGCCGACATGGTATTGGGCAACCATGATTTTCATCTATTGGCCGCCTATGCAGGTTTGGAAAAATTCACCTCAAAGTCCGACACCTTAAGCGAAATTCTAAATGCGGATGATGTTGATGCGTTAATGGATTGGTTACGTTTACAACCACTCATGGTAACCCACCCTATCTACCAGGCGGTTATGGTTCATGCGGGAATACCACCACAATGGAGTATTCAGGAAGCGCAGGGTTATGCCCAAGAAGTTAAAAACCAACTCGCGCAACCTGACTGGAAGACGTTCATAACCAACCACCTGTTTGGATCAGAACCGAATGATTGGGATAATAGCTTGAAAGGCTACGAACGTATCCGCTATATTGTCAACGCATTTGCACGCATGCGTTTTTGCACCGCTAAAGGTAAGTTGGAGTTTAAACTTAAATCCGCTCCAAAGGATAACGATTCCAAGTATCAACCTTGGTTTGTTTTTCCCAAACGTCGTAACAAGGATTATGAAATCTTTTTTGGACACTGGTCAACGCTTGGTGCGATAGATGCTTATCATATTCACGCGACCGACACCGGTTGCTTATGGGGTGGCAAGATGACCGCCTATGCACTGGAATCGAAACAACGCTTTACGGTAGATTGTGAACAGCAGTGCAAGCCCAAACTGAAAAATAAAAAATAA
- the rsmA gene encoding 16S rRNA (adenine(1518)-N(6)/adenine(1519)-N(6))-dimethyltransferase RsmA has translation MARNNGSRPSGHKHKKQFGQNFLNNGRVIDQIVAAIRPKPENHMVEIGPGEAALTTPLIDVVKRMDIIEIDNDLIGPLKIRFASKPAFNLHHTDALAFDYSTLLEFEPDQPLRIVGNLPYNISSPLMFHLLKFSDHIQDMHFMLQKEVVDRITAEPGIKAYGRLSVMIQYACETEYLFTVGPENFTPPPKVDSAIVRLLPYKTKPFVADDEADFAELVKQAFSQKRKTLRNTLKGYLEVEQIEACGINPTARAETVSVEKFVELANLYHQIKLKSGQ, from the coding sequence ATGGCAAGAAACAACGGTAGCCGTCCCTCAGGGCATAAACACAAAAAGCAGTTTGGACAGAACTTCCTAAATAATGGACGTGTCATCGATCAAATTGTGGCGGCTATCCGTCCTAAGCCGGAAAATCACATGGTGGAAATCGGTCCTGGTGAAGCGGCCTTGACCACACCATTAATCGATGTCGTGAAACGCATGGATATCATCGAGATCGATAATGACTTGATTGGACCGTTAAAGATTCGTTTTGCCAGTAAACCTGCGTTCAACTTACATCATACGGATGCCTTGGCGTTTGATTACTCGACTCTTTTAGAGTTTGAACCTGATCAGCCGTTACGTATTGTGGGTAACCTACCCTACAATATTTCTAGCCCGTTAATGTTTCACCTGCTGAAGTTTAGTGACCATATTCAAGACATGCATTTTATGTTGCAAAAAGAGGTGGTCGACCGCATCACCGCCGAACCGGGTATCAAAGCCTATGGTCGCTTGAGTGTTATGATTCAATACGCTTGTGAAACAGAATACTTATTTACAGTAGGCCCAGAAAACTTTACCCCACCCCCAAAAGTCGACTCTGCCATCGTTCGTTTACTGCCCTATAAAACCAAACCTTTTGTGGCCGATGACGAGGCCGATTTTGCCGAGTTGGTTAAACAAGCTTTCAGCCAAAAGCGTAAAACCTTACGTAACACCTTGAAAGGCTATTTGGAAGTTGAACAGATTGAAGCTTGTGGCATTAATCCTACTGCAAGGGCGGAAACCGTCAGTGTCGAAAAATTTGTGGAATTGGCCAATCTTTATCACCAAATTAAATTAAAATCGGGACAATGA